In Methanomassiliicoccus sp., a single window of DNA contains:
- a CDS encoding rubredoxin — MRKWRCTVCGYEYDPENGDPLSNIPPGTPFESLPDDWVCPMCGAPKSAFEPIEE, encoded by the coding sequence ATGAGGAAGTGGAGATGCACGGTTTGCGGTTATGAGTACGATCCAGAGAATGGCGACCCCCTCAGCAACATTCCTCCGGGAACCCCGTTCGAGTCCCTGCCCGATGACTGGGTGTGCCCGATGTGCGGAGCGCCCAAGTCGGCGTTCGAACCCATCGAAGAGTGA
- a CDS encoding hybrid sensor histidine kinase/response regulator has product MQVLFVDDDPKDLESCADLLGSDGSFKVDTACSGESALDMIASGNYDAVVSDYMTALSMNGVDLLRNARAMGYLNTFLLVSRNADEDIVLDAILNGVDQYLPRTGDVCHDISMVRSFLETRQRRMIEEKERKDEAAYHSLLMRMEEGFAYHRIIYDERERAFGSVIIDVNDAFERVFARPGESVLGQDVRRLITDHEGFEHEMLKAFDGIIKDGREVRFTARSEPLDRWFSVALYTPEPGYFVTILTDLTGQKKLEEELTISKRKLSLMGSITMHDLMNQLTILYGYLDIARSKKDTDSMRDYIAKASVSGEKMRKAMQFSQDYLRMGEQSPEWFFAHEAVAKGIAEAQMGEAAVIIDLKGLEIYADPLIHKVFHNLGFNAVRHGNASEIRFTYEMRGEDLVIVCLDNGSGIRPEKRREMFDDRFGHGLYLVREILGITGMTIRETAPAQGALFEILVPRGRYRFV; this is encoded by the coding sequence ATGCAGGTGCTGTTCGTAGACGACGATCCCAAAGATCTGGAGTCATGCGCGGACCTGTTAGGCTCAGATGGTAGCTTCAAGGTCGATACCGCATGCTCGGGGGAGAGCGCCCTCGATATGATCGCTTCGGGCAACTACGACGCGGTGGTCAGCGATTACATGACCGCACTTTCCATGAACGGCGTGGACCTGCTGCGCAACGCTCGGGCCATGGGATACCTCAACACTTTCCTCTTGGTGTCCAGGAACGCCGACGAGGATATCGTCCTCGATGCCATCCTGAACGGGGTGGACCAGTACCTTCCCCGGACCGGGGACGTCTGCCATGATATTTCCATGGTGCGGTCTTTCCTGGAAACGAGGCAGCGGCGGATGATCGAAGAGAAGGAGAGGAAGGATGAGGCCGCCTATCATTCTCTCCTCATGAGAATGGAGGAAGGCTTCGCCTACCATCGCATCATCTACGATGAGCGCGAGAGGGCCTTCGGTTCTGTGATAATCGATGTCAATGACGCCTTCGAACGGGTGTTCGCCCGGCCTGGTGAGTCGGTGCTAGGCCAGGATGTCCGCCGGCTCATCACCGACCACGAAGGCTTCGAGCACGAGATGCTCAAGGCCTTCGACGGCATCATCAAGGACGGCAGGGAGGTGCGCTTCACCGCCCGCTCCGAGCCCCTCGACCGCTGGTTCTCGGTCGCGCTGTACACCCCCGAGCCAGGCTACTTTGTCACCATCCTCACCGACCTGACGGGACAGAAGAAGCTGGAGGAGGAGCTCACCATATCGAAGAGGAAGCTGTCGCTGATGGGATCCATCACCATGCATGACCTCATGAACCAGCTGACCATCCTCTACGGATACCTGGACATCGCCCGTTCCAAGAAGGACACCGACAGCATGAGGGACTACATCGCCAAGGCGAGCGTGTCGGGGGAGAAGATGAGGAAGGCTATGCAGTTCTCCCAGGATTATCTCAGGATGGGGGAGCAAAGCCCGGAGTGGTTCTTCGCCCATGAGGCCGTGGCCAAGGGAATAGCCGAGGCGCAGATGGGTGAAGCCGCCGTCATTATCGACCTCAAGGGGCTGGAGATCTACGCCGATCCCCTGATCCACAAGGTCTTCCACAACCTCGGTTTCAACGCCGTTCGCCATGGGAACGCGAGCGAGATCAGGTTCACCTATGAGATGCGTGGGGAGGATCTGGTGATCGTCTGCCTCGACAACGGCTCAGGCATCCGGCCAGAGAAGCGCAGGGAGATGTTCGACGACCGCTTCGGCCACGGGCTGTACCTGGTCCGGGAGATCCTCGGAATAACCGGCATGACCATCCGGGAGACCGCTCCGGCCCAGGGAGCGCTGTTCGAGATCCTGGTGCCCCGGGGCCGGTACCGATTCGTTTAG
- a CDS encoding cation:proton antiporter → MAETTRVVIDLALLLLISGGLSILFTKIRMPPILGYLAAGIILGPTMLPSLWVEGNTVSLLSDIGIVLLMFYIGLETDIRKLRVTGSKLLFIVCLQMPIVVAAGYLTGVMLGMTTLQAIFLGAIISGTSTAVVVGVLKETKHIDAEMARSIITITIFEDVGQVLILAMAAPLLAGDSPALGSTVNMVIGLVLFIGLSMVFGMSLVPRALDRIGRRYSSEILLIVGVGLCFAMAAISQEMGLSIAIGVFIMGIMVSLSKFSDRMIKSVEPAKDLFMAVFFISIGLQITPQLIGENIVLAVIIAVVFIVSKTSTVWLGSYLSNMTARDSFLVATSLLAMGEFAFIIAKTAYEAGAVSEGYYSAVIGAALMTMIIMPMIAKKQPQLFDALSRMVPERVRCAMGRIDDLHSAADRTRGAHPAKAEIRKRLSLIFIDVMVIVAIMMAFTVVFDLTATFAHPATELRLLPQELLLLMLLVVMAPIIYNMHSHVKGIATGLTALVRDSSKETRTNERTVYLIFANLGTASLVLLMLVLVVPFLPQLLFGTVWTIAVGGAAAIIVYLSWNTVKQGYGRFCQLISPNGEEADEPEAER, encoded by the coding sequence ATGGCTGAAACGACCAGGGTAGTCATTGACCTGGCCCTCCTCCTGCTGATCTCCGGAGGGCTCTCCATTCTTTTCACCAAGATCAGGATGCCTCCGATCCTCGGCTATCTGGCCGCCGGCATCATCCTGGGCCCCACCATGCTCCCATCCCTGTGGGTGGAGGGGAACACTGTCTCCCTGCTCTCCGACATCGGGATCGTCCTCCTTATGTTCTACATCGGCCTGGAGACGGACATAAGGAAACTGAGAGTCACCGGCTCGAAGCTCCTGTTCATCGTCTGCCTGCAAATGCCCATCGTCGTCGCCGCCGGCTACCTGACCGGAGTCATGCTGGGAATGACCACATTGCAGGCTATCTTCCTCGGCGCCATCATCTCCGGGACCAGCACGGCGGTGGTGGTGGGAGTGTTGAAGGAGACAAAACACATCGACGCCGAGATGGCCAGATCGATCATTACCATCACCATATTCGAGGACGTGGGCCAGGTCCTGATCCTGGCCATGGCCGCCCCGCTGTTGGCGGGAGACTCCCCGGCCCTGGGCTCCACGGTCAACATGGTCATCGGGCTCGTCCTATTCATCGGCCTGTCCATGGTCTTCGGCATGTCTCTGGTGCCTCGGGCCTTGGATCGCATCGGCCGCCGGTACTCGTCGGAGATCCTCCTCATCGTAGGCGTCGGCCTGTGCTTCGCCATGGCTGCCATCTCTCAGGAGATGGGGCTCTCCATTGCCATCGGCGTCTTCATCATGGGCATCATGGTCTCGCTGTCCAAGTTCAGCGACCGGATGATCAAGAGCGTGGAGCCGGCTAAGGACCTGTTCATGGCGGTGTTCTTCATATCCATCGGGCTGCAGATCACGCCCCAGCTGATCGGGGAGAACATCGTGCTGGCGGTGATCATCGCCGTGGTCTTCATCGTCAGCAAGACGTCCACTGTCTGGCTGGGCAGCTACCTCTCCAACATGACCGCCCGCGACAGCTTCCTGGTCGCCACCAGCCTGCTCGCCATGGGCGAGTTCGCGTTCATCATCGCCAAGACCGCCTACGAGGCTGGGGCGGTAAGCGAGGGTTATTACTCGGCGGTAATCGGGGCGGCGCTTATGACCATGATCATCATGCCCATGATCGCCAAGAAGCAACCCCAGCTGTTCGACGCCCTCTCCCGCATGGTCCCGGAGAGGGTCCGGTGCGCCATGGGCCGGATCGATGATCTGCACTCCGCGGCCGACCGGACGAGGGGGGCCCACCCCGCCAAGGCGGAGATCAGGAAGCGGCTTTCCCTGATCTTCATCGATGTCATGGTCATCGTGGCCATCATGATGGCGTTCACCGTGGTGTTCGATCTCACTGCAACCTTCGCTCATCCCGCCACCGAGCTGAGGCTCCTCCCCCAGGAGCTGCTGCTGTTGATGCTGCTGGTGGTCATGGCGCCCATTATCTACAACATGCACTCGCACGTCAAGGGCATAGCCACCGGTCTGACCGCCCTGGTGAGGGATTCCTCCAAGGAGACGAGGACCAACGAGCGGACGGTGTACCTGATCTTCGCCAACCTCGGAACCGCTTCGCTGGTGCTCCTGATGTTGGTCCTCGTCGTGCCCTTCCTGCCGCAACTATTGTTCGGCACGGTGTGGACGATCGCGGTGGGAGGCGCGGCGGCGATCATCGTGTACCTGTCCTGGAACACGGTGAAGCAGGGATATGGCAGGTTCTGCCAGCTCATCTCTCCTAACGGCGAGGAAGCCGACGAGCCCGAGGCGGAGCGCTGA
- a CDS encoding TRC40/GET3/ArsA family transport-energizing ATPase translates to MHQSGLTELVESKKFLFFGGKGGVGKTTMASATASWLADQGYKTLIVATDPTVSLSAIYEQDIGETDLTVIDKQENLCGLNINPKKAMGVFQSRMNNMMEGFSTLFGSELLSTPCTEEIAAFDQFVTHMADTEHDKVVFDTAPTGHTLRELSMPFDWSGYIANQIENRRELSELMGFVYDENMINDLRAEKARYDAAVRALSDSSTSAFNLVLLPEKLPVDETERAVEDLGTFGINVPALIINEVIPREVLQGNWFLERRRATQDKYLTIIQNKFADMLRTEVPLLETDVYGVESLRKVGKILYG, encoded by the coding sequence ATGCACCAGTCCGGTTTGACCGAGCTTGTCGAGAGCAAGAAGTTCCTGTTCTTCGGGGGCAAAGGGGGCGTGGGCAAGACCACCATGGCGTCGGCCACCGCAAGCTGGCTCGCTGATCAGGGCTACAAGACCCTGATTGTGGCGACCGATCCCACGGTCTCACTATCGGCGATCTATGAGCAGGACATCGGGGAGACCGACCTCACGGTCATCGACAAGCAGGAGAACCTGTGCGGGCTCAACATCAATCCCAAGAAGGCCATGGGGGTCTTCCAGAGCCGGATGAATAACATGATGGAGGGCTTTTCCACTCTCTTCGGGTCGGAGCTGCTTTCGACGCCATGCACCGAGGAGATCGCCGCCTTCGACCAGTTCGTTACCCATATGGCTGATACCGAGCATGACAAGGTGGTCTTCGACACCGCGCCGACCGGGCATACCCTGCGGGAGCTGAGCATGCCCTTCGATTGGTCTGGCTACATCGCCAACCAGATCGAGAACCGCAGGGAGCTATCCGAGCTCATGGGCTTCGTTTACGATGAGAACATGATCAACGACCTGAGGGCCGAGAAGGCGCGGTACGATGCTGCGGTCCGGGCATTATCGGACAGCTCCACCTCCGCCTTCAACCTGGTCCTCCTGCCGGAGAAGCTGCCCGTGGACGAGACAGAGCGGGCGGTTGAGGACCTGGGGACATTTGGCATCAATGTGCCGGCCCTCATCATCAATGAAGTCATCCCCCGGGAGGTGCTTCAAGGGAATTGGTTCCTGGAGCGCCGTCGGGCCACCCAGGACAAGTATCTGACGATCATCCAGAATAAGTTCGCGGACATGCTCAGGACGGAGGTACCGCTTCTCGAGACCGACGTCTACGGGGTGGAGAGCCTACGCAAGGTCGGAAAGATCCTATATGGATGA
- a CDS encoding PAS domain-containing protein gives MEQANRLRDEAADHLDITTVLTGTTSYIYLVDRKLRIQYASPSAERYLGLKLEGIMGKKFSDLSLSSGEARELEEIVRRAFENESAQKGEATYVTTGRRSFFHYDAVPVRNQNGEVRVVVTAKDATAHRSGEMLGEVLNRVYGAVNSTMSTPDIMKRVIEIAASALDSETVIISIREGDRWTVRFINDSPPNGQTEHTMTDETMHRTFLSPEEVPVAVPDIRQVAWVDQETMAKFNILSILSVPFKVRSDVAWALVFSFSHPRAYSTEEIDFSMKLATVVSLVLENSELYHQELDQRYILQTLLDDVPAVVIAVGGRDLQVKWTNGYADRYRPEGFKGRSIVGLSLETVIRGSQETGMIQMLKNVATTGRPYYASDFVLTGLGPDVMYWYGSVVPLRAEGRDLPDLLIMAVDVTEQRKTRRRAQELSQEVTEERERLQAIMATLPVGVALVDRSGRIAEINAVGVSLWASILPSFSDLKDLDKVQAWSFETGEPLRMDDWGMVKATFEGVVTNNEMVTLKRYDGRDMVMMMSSTPIYDDESHRTIGAVAVGQDLTNQLQVQRELVVSKERAELFIDLLTHDINNLNAASMGYLQLLQAVNELGTKERGWVRGSLQALEESSRLIESIRGLQAIESGREALAIIDLDQVLRKVIADHAPHPSREIDIRFISRGNHCIMASPLVQEVFSNLIDNAIKHSEGTLNIWIGVSSTFETGIEYHRVDVEDDGPGIADRVKENVFSRTWRGRTKGVGKGLGLFLVRRLVESLEGRVWVEDRVPGQPEAGARFVVLLPAAKCRDP, from the coding sequence ATGGAACAGGCGAACCGGCTAAGGGATGAGGCGGCCGATCATCTAGACATCACGACCGTCCTCACGGGGACCACCAGTTACATCTACCTCGTGGACCGGAAGCTGCGGATCCAATATGCCAGCCCGAGCGCCGAACGGTACCTGGGCCTCAAGCTCGAAGGCATCATGGGAAAGAAATTTTCCGACCTTTCTCTCTCTTCCGGTGAGGCCAGGGAACTGGAGGAGATCGTCCGGCGAGCCTTCGAGAACGAATCTGCCCAGAAAGGCGAGGCTACCTACGTCACAACCGGGAGAAGGTCTTTCTTCCACTACGATGCGGTCCCGGTGCGTAACCAGAACGGCGAAGTCAGGGTCGTTGTCACTGCCAAGGATGCCACCGCTCACAGAAGCGGGGAGATGCTGGGGGAGGTCCTTAACCGGGTCTATGGAGCGGTCAATTCGACCATGAGCACACCCGACATCATGAAACGGGTCATCGAAATCGCCGCCTCGGCGCTGGACAGCGAGACCGTGATCATCTCCATACGGGAGGGCGATAGATGGACGGTCCGATTCATCAACGACTCTCCTCCCAACGGCCAGACGGAGCACACCATGACCGATGAGACGATGCACCGTACATTCCTGTCACCAGAGGAGGTACCGGTCGCCGTCCCGGACATCCGCCAGGTCGCATGGGTCGACCAGGAGACTATGGCCAAGTTCAACATCCTGTCAATCCTTAGCGTTCCCTTCAAGGTGCGTTCGGACGTAGCCTGGGCCTTGGTGTTCTCCTTCTCCCACCCTCGTGCCTATTCGACTGAGGAGATAGATTTCTCGATGAAGCTGGCGACCGTGGTGTCCCTGGTTCTGGAGAACTCCGAGCTGTACCACCAGGAGCTGGATCAGCGCTACATACTCCAGACATTGCTGGACGACGTACCGGCGGTGGTCATCGCGGTGGGTGGAAGAGACCTTCAGGTCAAGTGGACCAACGGTTATGCGGATCGGTACCGGCCTGAAGGATTCAAAGGCAGATCCATCGTCGGCTTGAGCCTGGAGACGGTGATTCGGGGTTCCCAGGAGACCGGCATGATCCAGATGCTCAAGAACGTCGCGACAACCGGCAGGCCTTACTACGCCAGCGACTTCGTCCTGACCGGACTGGGGCCGGATGTCATGTACTGGTACGGCTCAGTGGTGCCCCTGCGGGCCGAGGGTCGGGACCTCCCGGACCTGCTAATCATGGCCGTGGATGTCACCGAGCAGAGGAAGACCCGCCGACGGGCACAGGAGCTATCCCAGGAGGTCACGGAAGAGAGGGAGAGGCTACAGGCCATAATGGCCACCCTGCCGGTGGGAGTGGCGTTGGTCGACCGCTCTGGAAGGATAGCCGAGATTAACGCCGTTGGGGTCAGCTTATGGGCCTCCATCCTCCCCTCTTTCAGCGACCTGAAGGACCTGGACAAGGTCCAGGCTTGGTCCTTCGAGACCGGAGAGCCTCTCCGCATGGATGACTGGGGGATGGTAAAAGCGACCTTCGAGGGCGTTGTCACCAACAACGAAATGGTCACCCTGAAGCGGTACGATGGACGGGACATGGTGATGATGATGTCCTCCACTCCCATCTATGACGACGAGTCCCACAGGACCATCGGAGCCGTCGCGGTCGGACAGGATCTCACCAACCAGCTCCAGGTCCAGAGGGAGCTGGTCGTCTCCAAGGAGCGTGCCGAGCTGTTCATCGACCTGCTCACCCACGACATCAACAACCTCAATGCCGCGTCGATGGGGTACCTCCAGCTGTTGCAGGCGGTGAACGAGCTGGGCACGAAGGAGCGAGGTTGGGTCAGGGGATCTTTGCAAGCCCTGGAGGAGAGTTCCCGCCTGATCGAGAGCATCCGCGGCCTGCAGGCGATCGAGTCAGGGCGGGAGGCGCTGGCCATCATCGATCTAGATCAGGTGTTGCGCAAGGTCATCGCCGACCATGCTCCTCACCCCAGCCGGGAGATCGACATCCGGTTCATCTCGAGGGGGAACCACTGCATCATGGCCAGCCCGCTTGTCCAGGAGGTCTTCTCCAACCTCATCGACAACGCCATCAAGCATTCCGAAGGGACGCTGAACATCTGGATCGGGGTCAGCTCGACCTTCGAGACGGGGATCGAGTATCACCGAGTGGATGTCGAGGACGACGGCCCGGGGATCGCCGACCGGGTCAAGGAAAACGTCTTCTCCCGGACCTGGCGGGGCCGGACCAAAGGGGTGGGTAAGGGGCTTGGTCTTTTCCTGGTGCGAAGGTTGGTGGAGAGCCTCGAGGGGCGGGTGTGGGTGGAGGACCGGGTCCCCGGGCAGCCGGAGGCAGGGGCTCGCTTCGTCGTTCTCCTTCCTGCCGCCAAATGCCGGGATCCTTGA
- a CDS encoding phosphotransferase encodes MSERLASDIIECDGALVIKLFSPQVSRELVEEEVRLTNLARSLGILTPEIQELVQTSDRWGFSYHKINGSTIMDVLIAGERDIEELAMSFAQLHRHLHEHPGTGMPLLKDRLRPLIQEADLQAELKNKALWSLSDLPDGEWICHGDFHPGNVIMAQEGSYILDWVEASSGHYLADVARSLVLILAWLPNQLERMGASLPAHDLDRFHKVYRAHSFRSTPETEELLDRWTFTMAVARLCQSIPGEERRLRDLIDNLARR; translated from the coding sequence ATGAGCGAACGTCTGGCTTCTGACATCATCGAGTGTGACGGGGCCCTGGTTATCAAGCTGTTCTCCCCGCAGGTATCCAGGGAGCTGGTAGAGGAGGAGGTAAGACTTACCAACCTCGCTCGCAGCTTGGGAATACTGACACCCGAGATCCAGGAGCTGGTCCAGACCAGTGACCGATGGGGCTTCTCCTACCACAAGATCAACGGCTCCACTATCATGGACGTCTTGATCGCCGGGGAACGGGACATCGAGGAGCTGGCCATGTCCTTCGCCCAGCTCCATCGCCACCTTCATGAGCACCCCGGGACGGGGATGCCGCTGCTCAAGGACCGCCTTCGGCCCCTCATCCAGGAAGCGGACCTCCAGGCCGAGCTTAAGAACAAGGCCCTGTGGTCGCTATCCGACCTTCCCGACGGGGAATGGATATGTCATGGGGATTTCCATCCCGGCAACGTCATAATGGCTCAGGAGGGCAGCTATATACTCGATTGGGTGGAGGCGTCCAGCGGCCACTACCTGGCGGATGTAGCTCGGTCGTTGGTGCTAATTCTGGCCTGGCTGCCAAACCAGCTAGAGCGGATGGGGGCGTCCCTTCCCGCCCATGACCTTGACCGGTTCCACAAGGTCTATCGGGCACATTCGTTCCGCTCCACCCCAGAGACTGAGGAACTCCTCGACCGATGGACCTTCACGATGGCCGTTGCCCGCCTTTGCCAGTCCATACCCGGGGAGGAGAGAAGGCTGAGGGATCTGATCGATAATTTGGCCCGGCGATGA
- a CDS encoding cupin domain-containing protein, with amino-acid sequence MAGSGTDDEQKRKYDDLHSKVFLLKDLISYQEGTVASRMIVNKKAGTITVFSFDEGEGLSEHTAPYDAVLTVVEGESEVWVGGQVHQVKEGETIVLPANVPHALKAVRRFKMVLTMIRE; translated from the coding sequence GTGGCAGGATCCGGGACGGACGACGAGCAGAAAAGAAAATATGACGACCTACACTCCAAGGTCTTCCTCTTAAAAGACCTCATTTCTTATCAGGAGGGGACGGTGGCAAGCCGGATGATTGTAAACAAGAAGGCGGGCACCATCACCGTCTTCTCATTCGACGAGGGCGAGGGGCTATCCGAGCACACCGCACCGTACGATGCGGTCCTCACCGTTGTCGAAGGCGAGAGCGAGGTGTGGGTGGGAGGCCAGGTACACCAGGTGAAGGAGGGAGAGACCATTGTCCTTCCAGCGAACGTACCGCATGCTCTCAAAGCCGTCAGGAGGTTCAAGATGGTGTTGACGATGATCAGGGAGTGA
- a CDS encoding ATP-binding protein → MGLQSGEGNEAIGRLWSNVAEDEKCRLLYSNTGQALAILELVRDERGDVVDIILVDANTVWERNAHQDLKMVIGRGMKASSLYNDRDLVDAIERVERTGEREIMEHQVPRFDRYFESCIFRIGPDRIGTLSRDITENKRAEQRLESELRDTRLLRNLSMRLMIEDDARTSYQEIMDTAVVLAKADMGTMQIHENGSLTVVAYHGFQKTFLDHFADATGIASSCGHAVQRYGRVIVPDVENSPLFAGTASLKVLQNAGVRSVQSTPLIGREGKLLGVLSTHWTKLYDPSEQDLWRIDLVARQAADIIERRKHEEELKRSNSELQQFAYTASHDLKEPLRMVSSYLGLLEKKYEDKLDDNGVEYLRYAVEGAVRMSSIIDDLLTYSRIGTSGTPMIPVDMNDVLATAFGDLRVAIRESGAQITNVELPTVTADRSQIVLLLENLVANAIKFRGDYKPYIEITAVTFDNEYVFSVKDNGIGIDPKYADKLFKMFQRLHTKEEYPGTGIGLAICKKIVERHGGRIWFESEPGKGTTFYFTIPT, encoded by the coding sequence GTGGGCTTGCAGAGTGGAGAAGGGAACGAGGCGATAGGCCGATTGTGGAGCAATGTCGCCGAGGATGAAAAATGTCGTCTGCTCTATAGTAATACGGGGCAAGCGCTCGCCATCCTGGAGCTGGTGCGCGATGAACGTGGCGATGTTGTCGACATCATACTGGTCGATGCCAACACAGTATGGGAGAGAAATGCCCATCAAGATCTCAAGATGGTAATCGGGCGAGGAATGAAGGCTTCCAGCTTATACAATGACCGGGACCTGGTCGATGCTATCGAAAGGGTGGAAAGAACCGGCGAACGGGAAATAATGGAGCACCAGGTCCCGAGGTTCGATCGGTATTTTGAGAGCTGTATCTTTCGCATCGGTCCGGATCGGATCGGGACGTTGTCCAGAGATATCACCGAGAACAAACGAGCGGAGCAAAGATTGGAGTCGGAGCTCAGGGATACCCGCCTTCTGCGGAACCTGAGCATGCGATTGATGATCGAGGACGATGCCCGGACCTCCTACCAGGAGATCATGGACACGGCCGTTGTTCTGGCCAAGGCGGACATGGGCACCATGCAGATCCATGAGAACGGTTCTCTCACGGTCGTTGCGTACCACGGGTTCCAGAAAACATTCCTGGACCATTTTGCAGATGCCACAGGGATTGCTTCCTCCTGCGGCCATGCGGTGCAGCGCTATGGGCGGGTCATCGTTCCCGATGTGGAAAACAGCCCCCTCTTCGCCGGGACGGCTTCCCTTAAGGTCCTGCAGAATGCTGGTGTTCGGTCGGTCCAGTCGACCCCCCTGATCGGTCGTGAAGGAAAGCTGCTCGGCGTGCTGAGCACCCATTGGACTAAGCTCTACGACCCGAGCGAGCAGGACCTCTGGCGTATCGATCTGGTGGCAAGGCAGGCCGCCGACATCATCGAGCGCAGGAAGCACGAGGAGGAGCTCAAACGGTCCAACTCCGAGCTGCAGCAGTTCGCATACACCGCATCGCACGACCTCAAGGAGCCGCTGCGCATGGTCTCCTCGTATTTGGGCCTCTTGGAGAAGAAGTACGAGGACAAGCTCGACGATAATGGCGTGGAGTATCTGCGCTACGCCGTGGAAGGCGCGGTGCGCATGTCCTCCATCATAGATGATCTGCTCACCTACTCGCGGATAGGCACCAGCGGTACACCCATGATACCCGTTGACATGAACGATGTGCTTGCTACCGCCTTCGGCGATCTCAGGGTTGCCATACGGGAGAGCGGGGCCCAGATCACGAACGTGGAGCTTCCTACGGTGACGGCTGATAGATCACAGATCGTGCTGCTACTCGAGAACCTAGTCGCCAACGCCATCAAGTTCCGCGGTGACTACAAGCCATACATCGAAATCACGGCCGTCACCTTCGACAACGAGTACGTCTTCTCGGTCAAGGACAACGGCATCGGCATCGACCCCAAGTACGCGGACAAGCTGTTCAAGATGTTTCAACGTCTTCATACGAAAGAGGAGTACCCCGGTACGGGAATAGGCTTGGCGATATGCAAGAAGATCGTGGAGCGTCACGGCGGCAGAATATGGTTCGAGAGCGAACCGGGCAAGGGGACGACGTTCTACTTCACAATACCGACGTAG